A window of Prolixibacter sp. SD074 contains these coding sequences:
- a CDS encoding Tex family protein yields the protein MDAKFNHIIAERLNISERQVRNTIALLEEGATVPFISRYRKEATGSLDEVAVGNIKEEMEKLVELEKRKATILKTIEEQEQLTPELREKIEQCLDPNELEDIYLPYKPKRRTRATIAREKGLEPLAKIVMKQFENDPEGRAASFLSDEVPTVEDALAGARDIIAEWINENTAARNIVRNIFSRDGVIRSRLVKGKEEEGIKYRDYFDWEEPLKRCPSHRMLAMRRGEKEGFLKLSISPDEERIMERLERLFVKGRNASADQVSLAVKDSYKRLLASSIETEFFNSSKEAADTEAIGVFAENLRQLLLSAPLGQKRVLAVDPGYRTGCKVVCLDAQGNLLHNETIYPHPPQSEVKQSKKKLSALVSTYKIEAIAIGNGTASRETEHFVKNTHYDRDLQVFVVSEDGASIYSASKVAREEFPQYDVTVRGSVSIGRRLMDPLAELVKIEPKSIGVGQYQHDVDQKQLQKSLDSVVGSCVNLVGVNVNTASKHLLTYVSGLGATLAQNIVDYRKENGPFASREALKSVPRMGPKAYEQSAGFLRIPDAANPLDNSAVHPERYSLVQKMAKDLGKQVTDLVASEELRKSIDLNRYVNDEVGLPTLTDIIAELAKPGRDPRSGIKVFEFADGIFSINDLQPGMVLPGIVTNMTKFGCFVDVGVKQDGLVHISELADRFISDPNEVVKLHQHVMVKVLEVDIPRKRISLSLKQAGY from the coding sequence ATGGACGCAAAATTCAATCATATTATCGCCGAAAGGCTGAATATCAGTGAACGTCAGGTTCGGAATACCATTGCCCTTTTAGAGGAAGGGGCAACGGTTCCGTTTATTTCCCGTTACCGGAAGGAGGCAACCGGGAGCCTGGATGAAGTGGCTGTTGGTAACATCAAGGAGGAAATGGAGAAGTTGGTCGAGCTGGAGAAACGGAAGGCGACCATTCTGAAAACCATTGAGGAGCAGGAACAATTAACTCCGGAACTTAGGGAGAAAATTGAGCAATGCCTCGATCCGAACGAGCTGGAAGACATTTATTTGCCATACAAACCGAAACGCCGTACACGTGCCACCATTGCACGGGAAAAGGGATTGGAACCGCTGGCAAAAATTGTGATGAAGCAGTTTGAGAACGATCCGGAAGGACGTGCTGCGAGTTTCCTTTCGGATGAAGTTCCAACCGTTGAGGACGCGTTGGCCGGAGCCCGTGATATTATTGCGGAATGGATAAATGAGAATACGGCTGCCCGGAACATTGTGCGGAATATTTTTTCCCGTGACGGGGTTATTCGTTCCCGTTTGGTGAAAGGAAAGGAAGAGGAAGGCATTAAATACCGTGATTACTTTGATTGGGAAGAGCCGTTGAAGCGTTGTCCGTCACACCGGATGCTGGCTATGCGTCGTGGAGAGAAGGAAGGATTCCTGAAACTGAGCATATCACCCGATGAAGAACGCATAATGGAGCGTTTGGAGAGGCTCTTTGTGAAAGGGCGTAATGCCAGCGCGGATCAGGTTTCTCTTGCGGTGAAGGATAGTTATAAACGTTTGCTGGCATCTTCAATCGAAACGGAATTTTTCAATTCGTCGAAGGAAGCAGCCGATACGGAAGCCATTGGTGTATTTGCAGAAAATCTGCGTCAGTTGCTGCTTTCGGCACCACTTGGACAAAAACGCGTGCTGGCGGTTGATCCGGGATACCGGACCGGTTGCAAGGTGGTTTGCCTCGATGCACAGGGAAATCTGTTGCACAACGAAACCATTTATCCACATCCGCCGCAATCGGAGGTGAAGCAATCCAAAAAGAAACTCTCTGCACTGGTCAGTACCTATAAAATTGAAGCGATTGCCATTGGAAACGGAACCGCCAGCCGCGAAACAGAACATTTTGTAAAGAATACACACTACGATCGCGATTTACAGGTTTTTGTTGTCAGTGAAGACGGAGCTTCCATTTATTCGGCCTCGAAAGTAGCGCGCGAAGAGTTTCCTCAGTATGATGTGACGGTTCGTGGTTCGGTGTCCATCGGTCGCCGTTTGATGGACCCGCTGGCTGAGTTGGTCAAAATTGAACCGAAATCCATTGGAGTAGGGCAGTACCAGCACGATGTAGACCAGAAGCAGTTACAGAAAAGCCTGGATTCGGTGGTGGGGTCGTGTGTAAACCTGGTGGGTGTGAATGTGAATACCGCCAGCAAACATCTGCTGACTTATGTTTCCGGTTTGGGGGCTACGCTGGCGCAGAATATTGTCGATTACCGGAAGGAAAACGGACCGTTTGCTTCGCGTGAAGCGTTGAAGAGTGTTCCCCGGATGGGACCAAAAGCTTACGAACAAAGCGCCGGTTTCCTGCGTATCCCGGATGCTGCGAATCCGCTGGACAACTCAGCTGTGCACCCGGAGCGGTATTCGTTGGTACAAAAAATGGCGAAAGACTTAGGCAAGCAGGTGACCGATTTGGTGGCAAGTGAGGAATTAAGGAAATCGATCGATTTAAACCGATACGTGAACGATGAGGTGGGATTACCCACGCTTACTGATATTATAGCTGAGTTGGCCAAACCCGGACGCGATCCCCGTTCCGGAATCAAGGTATTTGAATTTGCCGATGGTATCTTTTCCATTAATGATCTGCAGCCGGGAATGGTGCTTCCGGGCATTGTGACTAACATGACAAAGTTTGGTTGCTTCGTGGATGTAGGCGTTAAACAGGACGGTTTGGTGCATATCAGTGAGTTGGCCGACCGGTTTATCAGTGATCCCAACGAGGTGGTGAAGTTACACCAGCATGTGATGGTGAAAGTGCTGGAGGTCGATATTCCGCGGAAGCGTATTTCCCTTTCGCTGAAACAAGCTGGTTATTAA
- a CDS encoding sodium:alanine symporter family protein, translating to MEKLNDILSLIDSYVGGSQWFVFLLLGTGVFFTIYLKFPQFRYMKHSFRIVRGKFDKEDDEGDTSHFQALTTALSGTVGTGNIAGVALAIHLGGPAALFWMLVTAMLGMTTKFVEVTLSHKYREKASDGSIAGGPMYYMKNRLNMRWLAVIFAIATILSSFGTGSLPQINSISNSLFATWGINKILSGALLAFLLGLVIIGGIKRIAKVTSKLVPAMALIYFVGAFAVILYNYQNIIPSFISIFRDVFTGTAAVGGFLGAGFSFAFNRGVNRGLFSNEAGQGSAPIAHAAARAHEPVSEGLVALLEPFIDTIIICSLTGMVLLSSGVWNKKFENRFQAADLEILAKPVDQHNVSEMKDLRRDMNQLSDSPEFPRFTGNLIVKNAVIQNNLTILHARSIADHVKVYNRDNEPYTGKIEVDDGKVPELGDYYLRGRSLLHSAPLTTVAFTQSWFGKYGSYIVSIGLLLFAFSTAISWSYYGGRAMTYLFGVHTVIYYRIVYVIGFFLASFVDTTIVWTFSGITIAMMTIPNLIGILLLRKEMKSEVKNFWVEYATRFPGEKVPKG from the coding sequence ATGGAAAAGCTGAACGATATTCTTTCCTTAATTGACAGTTATGTTGGCGGTTCTCAATGGTTTGTTTTTTTGCTGCTGGGAACCGGTGTTTTTTTTACCATCTACCTGAAATTTCCCCAATTCCGATATATGAAACATTCTTTTCGCATTGTCCGGGGAAAATTCGATAAAGAGGATGATGAAGGAGATACGTCCCATTTTCAGGCGTTAACAACTGCACTTTCGGGGACTGTTGGGACAGGAAATATCGCTGGTGTCGCCCTGGCTATTCACCTGGGAGGCCCGGCAGCCTTATTTTGGATGTTGGTGACTGCCATGCTGGGGATGACGACCAAGTTTGTAGAGGTAACCCTCTCGCATAAGTACCGCGAAAAGGCGTCGGATGGTAGTATTGCCGGCGGACCGATGTATTACATGAAAAACCGGTTAAACATGCGTTGGTTGGCGGTAATTTTTGCCATTGCCACCATTCTTTCTTCTTTTGGAACTGGTAGTTTGCCGCAGATAAACAGTATCTCCAATTCATTGTTTGCCACGTGGGGGATCAATAAAATATTATCAGGAGCCCTTCTGGCATTTCTCCTGGGGTTAGTTATCATCGGAGGGATTAAGCGGATTGCGAAGGTTACATCAAAACTCGTACCGGCTATGGCGCTCATTTACTTTGTAGGTGCGTTTGCGGTTATTCTGTATAACTATCAAAATATTATCCCCTCCTTTATTTCCATTTTCCGCGATGTATTTACGGGAACAGCAGCTGTTGGCGGATTTCTGGGAGCTGGCTTTTCATTTGCCTTTAACCGGGGAGTCAACCGGGGATTGTTCTCGAACGAGGCTGGTCAGGGATCGGCGCCGATTGCCCACGCCGCTGCCCGTGCTCATGAGCCGGTATCGGAAGGCTTGGTAGCCCTGCTGGAACCGTTTATCGACACGATTATTATCTGTTCGCTTACCGGAATGGTTTTGCTGTCATCGGGGGTTTGGAACAAAAAGTTTGAGAACCGGTTCCAGGCGGCTGATTTGGAAATTCTGGCCAAGCCGGTCGATCAGCATAATGTTTCGGAAATGAAGGATTTGCGAAGAGACATGAACCAGTTGAGCGACAGTCCTGAATTTCCTCGTTTTACCGGTAATTTGATTGTGAAAAATGCTGTTATCCAGAATAACCTGACCATCCTTCATGCACGTTCTATCGCCGATCACGTAAAAGTATACAACCGGGATAATGAGCCCTATACAGGAAAAATTGAGGTGGACGATGGAAAAGTCCCGGAATTGGGTGATTATTACCTTAGAGGAAGATCGCTATTACACAGCGCACCATTAACGACGGTGGCCTTCACCCAAAGCTGGTTTGGCAAGTACGGTAGTTATATTGTGTCTATCGGACTGCTGTTATTTGCATTTTCTACAGCTATTTCCTGGTCGTATTACGGAGGGCGGGCCATGACTTATCTTTTCGGTGTGCATACGGTTATTTACTACCGGATTGTATACGTTATCGGGTTTTTCCTCGCGTCATTTGTCGATACTACCATCGTTTGGACATTTTCCGGCATCACCATTGCCATGATGACGATTCCCAACTTGATTGGTATTTTATTGCTTCGGAAAGAGATGAAATCGGAAGTGAAGAACTTCTGGGTGGAATATGCCACGCGTTTTCCCGGCGAAAAAGTCCCGAAAGGGTAA
- a CDS encoding LytTR family transcriptional regulator DNA-binding domain-containing protein has translation MGSHLRWSSLDHVQRLPDPSEFFRINRNCLIHIDAVEEMVAYSSNRLQLRITDEKPHEMFMASRDHVPEFKRWMDR, from the coding sequence ATGGGCAGCCATTTGCGCTGGAGTTCGCTTGACCATGTACAGCGATTACCCGATCCTTCGGAATTCTTCCGGATTAACCGCAATTGTCTGATACACATTGATGCTGTAGAAGAAATGGTTGCTTACTCTTCAAACCGTTTGCAATTGCGGATTACAGACGAAAAACCACACGAAATGTTCATGGCAAGCCGCGATCATGTTCCGGAATTTAAACGCTGGATGGATCGATAG
- a CDS encoding NUDIX domain-containing protein — translation MMDQKQEMYEFVNRGDEHYMAHISLDCVIFGFHANQLKVLLVKIRHDDRWALPGGFVRNEETMEEAANRVLNERTGLDNIFLQQFHVFSDIYRSNTEKFLELMRSEGIEVEKNNWLTQRFISVGFYALVNYEDAIPAKSWDSEVCEWFDLQTVGELILDHNKIIEAALETMRRQLNFQPIGYNLLPGKFTMPELQKLYETILGKTLDRRNFQRKMLGYGVLVRLEEHRKGGAHKAPYLYRFNLEQYQKALKEGLQGGW, via the coding sequence ATGATGGATCAAAAACAGGAAATGTATGAGTTTGTCAATCGGGGAGATGAGCACTATATGGCGCATATTTCACTCGATTGTGTCATTTTTGGCTTTCATGCCAATCAGCTTAAAGTTTTGCTGGTGAAAATCCGTCATGATGATCGGTGGGCGTTACCCGGTGGTTTTGTCCGAAATGAGGAGACCATGGAAGAAGCTGCGAACCGGGTGCTAAATGAACGTACGGGGCTAGACAATATATTTCTTCAGCAATTTCATGTATTCAGTGATATTTACCGGTCCAACACGGAGAAGTTTTTGGAGTTGATGCGAAGCGAAGGAATCGAGGTTGAAAAGAATAACTGGTTAACACAGCGTTTCATCTCGGTAGGATTTTATGCCCTGGTAAATTACGAGGATGCAATTCCGGCAAAAAGCTGGGATTCGGAAGTGTGTGAATGGTTCGATTTGCAAACTGTGGGAGAGCTAATCCTCGATCACAATAAAATCATTGAGGCCGCGCTGGAAACCATGAGACGCCAGTTGAATTTCCAACCTATCGGGTATAACCTGCTTCCGGGAAAATTTACCATGCCGGAACTTCAAAAGTTATATGAAACGATTCTGGGAAAAACGCTCGACCGACGAAATTTTCAGCGGAAAATGCTGGGATACGGGGTCCTTGTTCGGTTGGAAGAGCACCGTAAGGGCGGAGCGCATAAAGCGCCCTATCTATACCGGTTCAATCTGGAGCAGTACCAAAAAGCCCTGAAGGAAGGCCTTCAGGGCGGTTGGTAA
- a CDS encoding glycoside hydrolase family 3 C-terminal domain-containing protein has product MKHFHKHLLLGALLLMLSSHWVNAQGPKLGEDPISKVISTMTLQQKAELVIGTGMHFEIPDSIKDKLPGGGANSPFFQAPDTTLGKTYNQMLDELQKIFPGAAGHTAMFPEFNISTMVLTDGPAGLRIQPKRKGTDQTYYCTAFPIATLLASTWDKNLVTKVGEAIGNEVLEYGSDVLLAPGMNIQRNPLCGRNFEYYSEDPFVTGHMAASMVKGIQSEGVGTSVKHFAANNQETNRLSVNTIVSERALREIYLEGFRIAVQEADPWTVMSSYNKINGTYTSESSDLLTKILRDDWGFKGYVMTDWTGGSDVVAQMEAGNDLVQPGNPKQIHEIIDAVKSGKLDEKILDRNIARILRVLMMTPDFKGFHHTDKPELKAHAAITRRAATDGMVLLKNNNSALPFAGNVKNVAAFGNTSYEMITGGTGSGDVNEAYTISLTDGLKNDGYTTDASLKDIYVPYIKDTRAHQPKPKNILAAMMGGKIPIAEMNVTPGLAKDMAAKTDVALITIGRNSGEGRDRTAGPGDFELTETEKAMIKNVTDAYHAASKKTIVILNIGGVIETASWRDIPDAILLAWQPGQESGNSIADVLSGKVNPSGKLAVTFPMSYSDVPSSDNFPGHAIKSDKPADNKADGSGFSFLRRVPWEVTYHDGIYVGYRYYDAFNVKPAYEFGYGLSYTTFQYSNLKLSSDKFDGSMTVTVDVKNTGKVTGQEAVQLYLGAPKGSVEKPVKELKDFGKTKSLKPGESQTLAFKLSPRSLASFHTDSSEWIADAGTYKVEIGASSRDIRLNGTFDLDKELMVKKVNKALTPAAPVKEIQPN; this is encoded by the coding sequence ATGAAACATTTTCACAAGCACTTGCTGCTTGGAGCACTCTTGTTGATGCTCTCATCCCATTGGGTAAATGCCCAGGGACCGAAATTAGGAGAAGATCCCATTTCAAAAGTCATATCGACCATGACACTGCAACAAAAAGCGGAATTGGTAATTGGTACCGGAATGCATTTCGAAATTCCCGATTCCATAAAAGATAAACTTCCCGGAGGTGGGGCAAATTCACCTTTTTTTCAGGCTCCCGACACGACTTTAGGGAAAACCTACAATCAAATGTTGGACGAACTGCAAAAAATTTTTCCCGGTGCTGCAGGACATACAGCGATGTTCCCTGAGTTCAATATTTCAACCATGGTATTAACTGACGGTCCTGCCGGTTTGCGCATTCAGCCAAAGCGAAAAGGAACCGACCAAACCTATTATTGTACAGCTTTCCCAATTGCTACCTTGCTGGCATCAACATGGGACAAAAACCTGGTGACAAAAGTAGGTGAAGCCATAGGTAACGAAGTATTGGAATATGGCTCCGATGTGCTGCTCGCGCCCGGAATGAATATCCAACGTAACCCGCTATGTGGCCGTAACTTTGAATATTATTCGGAAGATCCGTTTGTTACCGGACATATGGCAGCTTCCATGGTGAAAGGCATTCAGTCGGAAGGCGTGGGTACATCCGTCAAGCACTTTGCTGCCAACAACCAGGAAACCAATCGTCTTTCGGTGAACACCATTGTCAGTGAAAGAGCTCTTCGTGAAATTTATCTCGAAGGATTCCGGATTGCCGTACAGGAAGCCGATCCATGGACCGTGATGTCATCTTACAATAAAATCAACGGAACGTATACTTCTGAGAGCAGTGACCTGCTGACCAAAATTTTGCGCGACGACTGGGGATTCAAAGGCTATGTAATGACCGACTGGACCGGTGGAAGCGATGTGGTTGCTCAAATGGAAGCCGGCAATGATCTGGTTCAACCTGGAAATCCCAAACAGATTCACGAAATTATTGATGCCGTAAAATCCGGAAAACTGGATGAAAAAATACTGGATCGAAACATCGCCCGTATCCTGAGAGTATTGATGATGACACCCGATTTCAAGGGTTTTCATCATACCGATAAGCCCGAGCTGAAAGCACATGCCGCCATCACCCGCCGGGCTGCAACCGATGGAATGGTATTGTTGAAGAACAACAACTCAGCTCTTCCATTCGCCGGAAATGTAAAAAATGTAGCTGCGTTTGGAAATACTTCCTACGAAATGATTACAGGCGGGACCGGAAGTGGTGATGTGAACGAAGCCTACACGATCTCCCTGACAGACGGTCTGAAAAACGATGGCTACACCACTGATGCATCCCTGAAAGATATTTACGTACCCTATATTAAAGATACAAGGGCACACCAGCCAAAACCGAAAAACATCCTGGCTGCCATGATGGGTGGAAAAATTCCTATAGCGGAAATGAATGTAACACCCGGGCTAGCCAAAGACATGGCTGCCAAAACGGATGTGGCACTGATAACGATTGGCCGTAATTCCGGTGAAGGAAGGGATAGAACTGCCGGTCCCGGTGATTTCGAGCTGACGGAAACGGAAAAAGCGATGATTAAAAATGTGACTGACGCTTATCACGCAGCCAGTAAAAAAACCATCGTTATCCTGAACATTGGTGGTGTAATCGAAACCGCCAGCTGGCGCGACATTCCGGATGCTATTCTGTTGGCATGGCAACCCGGCCAGGAATCCGGTAATTCTATCGCCGATGTGCTAAGCGGAAAGGTCAATCCATCAGGTAAGTTGGCCGTTACTTTCCCAATGAGCTATTCAGATGTTCCTTCATCGGATAATTTCCCTGGCCACGCCATAAAAAGTGACAAGCCGGCAGACAACAAAGCCGATGGTTCAGGTTTCTCCTTCCTGCGCCGCGTACCATGGGAAGTTACTTATCACGACGGAATTTATGTGGGATATCGGTATTATGATGCTTTCAATGTAAAACCGGCTTATGAATTCGGTTACGGACTTTCATACACCACGTTCCAATACAGCAACCTGAAACTGAGTTCCGATAAATTTGATGGTTCGATGACCGTTACCGTGGATGTAAAAAACACCGGAAAAGTAACCGGACAGGAAGCTGTTCAGCTTTACCTGGGTGCCCCAAAAGGCTCCGTTGAAAAACCGGTGAAAGAGCTGAAGGATTTTGGTAAAACCAAATCGTTAAAGCCGGGAGAATCGCAAACGCTTGCGTTCAAACTTAGCCCGAGGAGCCTGGCATCGTTCCACACCGATTCATCGGAATGGATTGCTGACGCAGGAACCTATAAAGTTGAGATTGGTGCTTCGTCGCGAGATATTCGTTTGAACGGAACCTTCGACCTTGACAAGGAACTGATGGTGAAAAAAGTAAACAAAGCGTTAACGCCTGCAGCTCCGGTTAAAGAAATTCAACCAAATTAG
- a CDS encoding PspC domain-containing protein — protein MQTGSPKRLIRSRTDRMIAGVCGGLAEYFDLDVSIIRILFVVLTIFTVAFPGILVYIIMWIVVPEQ, from the coding sequence ATGCAAACCGGGTCGCCTAAACGACTGATACGCTCAAGAACCGATCGAATGATTGCGGGCGTTTGCGGAGGGTTAGCTGAATATTTCGATCTGGATGTTAGTATCATCCGGATATTGTTTGTTGTGCTAACCATCTTCACCGTAGCATTTCCCGGTATTCTGGTCTACATCATCATGTGGATAGTCGTACCGGAACAATAA
- a CDS encoding response regulator has product MARLLQQTAPDAELLAATETVETTVNWLQEHPEPALILMDIHLDDGLCFEIFDTVKVTAPVVFTAAYDEYAIRAFKVNSIDYLLRPVNQDDP; this is encoded by the coding sequence ATGGCCAGGCTACTGCAACAAACTGCTCCCGATGCCGAACTATTAGCTGCCACCGAAACTGTGGAAACAACCGTCAATTGGCTGCAGGAGCATCCTGAACCCGCTCTAATCCTGATGGACATTCATCTGGACGATGGGTTATGTTTCGAAATCTTCGACACAGTGAAAGTAACTGCACCGGTTGTTTTTACGGCAGCCTATGATGAATATGCCATTCGTGCTTTTAAGGTCAACAGCATCGATTATTTACTGAGACCCGTCAACCAGGATGATCCGTGA
- a CDS encoding S-adenosylmethionine:tRNA ribosyltransferase-isomerase → MVQSKNLQNISVQEFTYELPDERIAKYPLAERDQSQLLIWNQGEISDDTFHNLPAHLPENSLLIFNNTRVIRARLNFRKQTGARIEIFCLEPTTPADYALSFTQTERCRWKCIVGNLKKWKGEILEQTLELDNQPVKFRAERVGAAGNAQAIEFSWDNPAFTFSELLEATGNIPIPPYLHRESEESDLTRYQTVYSRIKGSVAAPTAGLHFTERVFDSLSARNIQRAELTLHVGAGTFQPVKSGTIGGHVMHTEHIRVEKTFIEQLRDKLDSVIAVGTTSIRTLESLYWIGKKLIENPDLSEKDLLVAQWEPYQDENHLPSPRQALSAVIDYLASNNMDKLNTATQVIILPGYEFRIVRGMITNFHQPQSTLLLLISAFLGDDWKRVYQHALNNNYRFLSYGDSNLYIK, encoded by the coding sequence ATGGTTCAATCAAAGAATCTTCAAAATATTTCCGTACAGGAGTTCACATACGAGTTACCCGATGAGCGCATCGCCAAATATCCATTGGCTGAACGCGACCAGTCGCAATTACTCATCTGGAACCAGGGAGAAATCTCGGATGACACCTTCCATAATCTCCCGGCGCATTTACCGGAAAATTCGCTGCTGATATTCAACAATACGCGGGTCATCCGCGCACGGTTGAATTTCCGTAAGCAAACCGGGGCCCGGATCGAGATATTTTGCCTGGAACCAACCACGCCTGCTGATTATGCCCTGTCCTTTACGCAAACAGAGCGATGCCGTTGGAAGTGCATTGTCGGTAACCTGAAAAAATGGAAGGGCGAAATACTGGAACAAACGTTGGAGCTGGACAATCAGCCAGTTAAATTCCGCGCCGAAAGAGTTGGTGCTGCAGGTAATGCACAGGCAATCGAATTTTCATGGGATAACCCGGCTTTCACGTTCTCTGAACTGCTGGAAGCAACCGGAAACATTCCCATTCCCCCGTATCTGCACCGCGAATCAGAAGAAAGCGACCTGACCCGCTACCAGACGGTTTATTCGCGCATTAAAGGTTCGGTTGCAGCACCCACCGCGGGCCTGCATTTCACCGAAAGGGTATTTGATTCGCTTTCGGCAAGGAATATCCAACGGGCAGAACTAACGCTACACGTGGGCGCCGGCACCTTTCAGCCGGTGAAATCCGGCACCATTGGCGGCCATGTGATGCATACGGAACACATCCGGGTCGAAAAAACCTTCATTGAGCAACTTCGCGATAAACTGGATTCGGTAATTGCCGTGGGAACCACTTCCATTCGTACGTTGGAGAGCCTATACTGGATTGGCAAAAAGTTAATAGAAAATCCGGACCTGAGTGAAAAGGATTTATTGGTAGCCCAATGGGAACCTTACCAGGATGAAAATCATCTTCCCTCGCCACGACAAGCCTTATCTGCAGTGATTGATTACCTTGCAAGCAACAACATGGACAAGTTGAATACAGCTACGCAGGTTATTATCCTGCCGGGATACGAGTTTCGCATCGTCAGGGGAATGATAACCAACTTCCACCAGCCCCAAAGCACCTTATTGCTGCTCATTTCCGCCTTTTTGGGCGACGATTGGAAACGGGTCTATCAACATGCACTAAATAACAACTACCGTTTCCTCAGCTACGGCGATTCGAATTTGTATATTAAGTGA